A portion of the Fusobacterium perfoetens ATCC 29250 genome contains these proteins:
- a CDS encoding OmpP1/FadL family transporter, whose protein sequence is MNLKKLTIASLLVSATAFGASIDHVQNYTAEYGANPAQQGAINYGTTVNFNPAGLMRLENGTYFAGGIQYAFGDQKMTDNNYNGKGFDTDLSSPIPNFAIYKKTDDGALFWTFGAVAGGASLEYKNGIPLPDVPTSSGLVNMNELLKDTNLKGSNQYAQMTIGKAWNVDEKLSMSLGLRAVYGLRTLEASTKYPVTLSGGASPVYLPVSIDSERTAFGVGVQLGLNYAANDRLNIGFRYDSRVKLDFKTDATITDPTAVLRPGQGVSDQLLGIYPVYADGLKTRRDLPALMALGASYKVTDDWTTFIGGNYYFNKDAKMDRVGDDPGRYDYDNGWEVSLGSEYKLNEKVSWLVGFNYADTGAKGTTYAATEYAIDSIMVGTGFKIQQNETTEWTIAYNHYFYDSTTFNGIKYEKDIRSIGFNFVKKF, encoded by the coding sequence ATGAATTTAAAAAAATTAACAATAGCATCTTTATTAGTTAGTGCTACAGCATTTGGTGCTTCTATAGACCATGTTCAAAACTATACAGCTGAGTATGGAGCAAACCCAGCTCAACAAGGAGCTATCAACTATGGAACTACAGTTAACTTCAACCCAGCAGGATTAATGAGATTAGAAAATGGAACATATTTCGCTGGTGGAATCCAATATGCTTTTGGAGACCAAAAAATGACAGATAATAATTATAATGGAAAAGGATTTGATACAGATTTATCATCTCCAATTCCTAATTTTGCAATTTATAAAAAAACTGATGATGGAGCTTTATTCTGGACTTTTGGTGCAGTAGCTGGAGGAGCTTCATTAGAATATAAAAATGGAATTCCTTTACCAGATGTTCCTACTTCATCAGGATTAGTAAATATGAATGAATTATTAAAAGATACAAATCTTAAAGGTTCAAATCAATATGCTCAAATGACTATTGGTAAAGCTTGGAATGTAGATGAAAAATTATCAATGTCTTTAGGATTAAGAGCAGTTTATGGATTAAGAACTTTAGAGGCAAGTACTAAATATCCAGTTACTTTATCAGGAGGGGCATCACCAGTTTATTTACCAGTTTCAATTGATTCAGAAAGAACAGCCTTTGGTGTAGGAGTTCAATTAGGTTTAAACTATGCTGCTAATGATAGATTAAATATTGGATTTAGATATGATAGTAGAGTAAAATTAGATTTTAAAACAGATGCAACAATAACAGATCCAACTGCTGTATTAAGACCAGGCCAAGGAGTTTCAGATCAATTATTAGGAATTTATCCTGTTTATGCTGATGGATTAAAAACTAGAAGAGATTTACCAGCTTTAATGGCTTTAGGAGCTTCATATAAAGTAACTGATGATTGGACAACATTTATAGGTGGAAACTACTATTTTAACAAAGATGCAAAAATGGACAGAGTAGGAGATGACCCTGGAAGATATGATTATGATAATGGATGGGAAGTTTCTTTAGGTTCTGAATATAAATTAAATGAAAAAGTATCTTGGTTAGTTGGATTTAACTATGCTGATACAGGAGCAAAAGGAACTACTTATGCAGCTACAGAATATGCAATAGATTCTATAATGGTTGGTACAGGATTTAAAATTCAACAAAACGAAACTACAGAATGGACAATAGCTTACAACCACTACTTCTATGATTCTACAACATTTAATGGAATTAAATATGAAAAAGATATAAGAAGTATTGGATTTAACTTTGTAAAAAAATTCTAA